The window GCGGCGCTGCTGCCGACCCTGAGCGGGGGCGGGCAGGAGGCCTATTCGCGGACTTCCGGCTCCAGCGCCAGCGGCCTGACCAATGGCGGCCGCGAGGTGGTGAATTATTCGGCGTCGCTCAGCGCCAGCTACGAGATCGATTTCTGGGGCAAGAACCGCGACGCCACGCTGGCCGCGGAGGAAACCTCGACCGCCAACCGCTTCGATCGCGACGTGGTCGCGCTGACGACACTCGCCAGCGTCGCCAATGCCTATTTCCAGGTGCTGACGTCGCAGGACCGCATTCGAACGGCCAATAGCAACATCGCCAGCGCCCAGCGTATCCTCAATGCCATCAAGGAACGCTTCAGCGCCGGCACGGGCACCGATCTCGATGTCGCGCAGCAGGAAAGCGTGCTGGCCAACCAGCGCGCTGCGGTACCGCCGCTGAAGCAGACATTGGATCAGAACGCCAACGCGTTGGCGCTGTTGGTTTCGCGCCCGCCGGAAAGTGTGCGAATCTTGGGCGGCTCGCTCAATCAAATTGCGTCGCCGCGGGTGACACCGGGCCTGCCGTCCGAATTGCTCACCCAGCGTCCGGACATCCGGCGGCAGGAGGCGCAGCTCGCTTCCGCCACCGCCAATGTCGGCAATGCCCGCGCACAGTTCTTTCCCAGCATTCAGCTGACCGGACAGGGCGGCTACCAGAGTTCGGCGCTGGTGGCGCTGTTCCAGCCGCACGCGGCGTTCTTCAGCCTGGTCGGCGGTTTGACCCAGCCGATTTTCGACGGCGGCAAGATCCTGGGCAATTTTGAATATACTAAGGCGCGGCAGGACGAACTGCTGCAGACTTACCGCAAGACCGTGGTGTCGGCCTTCACCGACGTCGACAACGCGCTGGTGGCGATCAAGCAGACCTCGGAAAAGCTGCGGCTGCAGCGCGACGTGGTGACGGCATCGCGGCGGGCCTTCCAGCTCTCCGAGCAGCAGTTGCGCGCCGGAA is drawn from Nitrobacteraceae bacterium AZCC 2146 and contains these coding sequences:
- a CDS encoding multidrug efflux system outer membrane protein (product_source=KO:K18139; cath_funfam=1.20.1600.10; cog=COG1538; ko=KO:K18139; pfam=PF02321; superfamily=56954; tigrfam=TIGR01845), which codes for MTFSLPSVARAVAALAIVATSAGCILTKDLPDPALDVPEGYKAARLSNPDGATPTLDWWRGFRSRELTQLMEEAQTVNLDIAAATSRIIQADAQARIAGAALLPTLSGGGQEAYSRTSGSSASGLTNGGREVVNYSASLSASYEIDFWGKNRDATLAAEETSTANRFDRDVVALTTLASVANAYFQVLTSQDRIRTANSNIASAQRILNAIKERFSAGTGTDLDVAQQESVLANQRAAVPPLKQTLDQNANALALLVSRPPESVRILGGSLNQIASPRVTPGLPSELLTQRPDIRRQEAQLASATANVGNARAQFFPSIQLTGQGGYQSSALVALFQPHAAFFSLVGGLTQPIFDGGKILGNFEYTKARQDELLQTYRKTVVSAFTDVDNALVAIKQTSEKLRLQRDVVTASRRAFQLSEQQLRAGTADIVTVLNTQLTLFQAEDALSQAQLARLLAVVSLYQALGGGWEPKMERPVNAL